The proteins below are encoded in one region of Rhizobium sp. ZPR4:
- a CDS encoding tetratricopeptide repeat protein, with translation MGIETTLLEEQPVVGLMFQQASLLADGGRYDEAKRIYLAILAIDAGHFGALNDLGNLLERTNFCSAARLAYAEAVRCHPDNVIGRINFANSLITNGAFAEAGAELEVALLLAPDHPDVHRSLANLLQNLGDWDAAETHRQKSYRPIELTFQPYQGEGTPCRVLVLVSAIGGNIPTRVLLSDQLFDVTVLVVEGYDVARPLPAHDVVFNAIGDSDICLTALDAADRVLALTSAPIANPPYRIRPTDRISNANRLKSLPYIRTPRMSLIKRSQAAEQARLFGFPLLLRSPGYHTGRYFRKVDEATDLDTALTELPGEQLVAIEYLDARDTAGLARKYRVMMIGGELFPLHLAISRNWMVHYFTADMVDNQHYRDEEAAFLSDMPSAIGQRAMEALKSIQMSLGLDYGGVDFAVDANGDLLFFEANATMVIVPPPGASMWDYRRAATFRALEAASVMILGKMEPQERV, from the coding sequence ATGGGTATCGAAACAACACTTTTGGAAGAGCAGCCAGTCGTCGGGTTAATGTTCCAGCAAGCCAGCTTGCTTGCGGACGGCGGCCGATATGATGAGGCAAAACGAATCTATTTGGCAATCCTTGCTATCGATGCGGGGCATTTTGGAGCCCTCAATGATCTCGGCAATCTGCTGGAGAGAACCAATTTTTGTAGTGCCGCGCGTCTAGCTTATGCCGAAGCAGTAAGATGTCATCCAGACAATGTGATCGGCCGCATTAACTTTGCTAACTCTCTGATCACAAACGGCGCGTTCGCTGAAGCTGGCGCGGAGCTCGAGGTGGCGCTTCTTCTTGCTCCAGACCACCCCGACGTCCATCGCAGCTTGGCCAATCTTCTACAGAATCTTGGTGACTGGGATGCCGCCGAAACTCATCGGCAAAAAAGTTATCGGCCGATTGAGCTGACCTTTCAACCCTATCAAGGCGAAGGCACGCCGTGTCGAGTGCTGGTTCTCGTGTCCGCCATCGGCGGAAATATCCCGACGCGCGTTTTGCTCAGTGACCAATTGTTTGACGTAACAGTCCTTGTGGTCGAAGGTTATGATGTAGCGAGGCCGCTCCCAGCACATGATGTCGTCTTCAATGCTATCGGCGACTCCGACATCTGTTTGACCGCTCTTGATGCTGCCGATCGTGTGTTGGCGTTAACCAGTGCGCCGATTGCGAATCCACCTTATCGTATTCGCCCAACAGACCGCATCTCGAATGCTAATCGACTGAAAAGTCTACCATATATACGGACGCCACGTATGTCGTTGATCAAACGGTCACAGGCAGCAGAGCAGGCGCGGCTATTCGGCTTTCCGTTGCTTTTGCGTAGCCCAGGTTATCATACCGGGCGATATTTCCGGAAAGTTGACGAAGCCACTGATCTGGATACAGCTCTCACAGAGTTGCCCGGAGAACAACTGGTAGCAATCGAATACCTCGATGCACGAGACACGGCGGGGTTGGCGCGAAAATACCGAGTGATGATGATTGGCGGCGAGCTTTTCCCTCTTCATTTGGCTATCTCGCGGAACTGGATGGTACATTATTTCACAGCCGATATGGTGGACAATCAACACTACCGCGACGAGGAAGCAGCCTTTCTCTCGGACATGCCCTCGGCTATCGGGCAGCGCGCAATGGAAGCGCTGAAAAGTATACAAATGAGTCTCGGTCTCGACTATGGTGGCGTGGACTTCGCTGTCGATGCGAATGGAGATCTACTATTCTTCGAAGCAAATGCCACGATGGTGATTGTGCCGCCACCGGGGGCCTCGATGTGGGACTATCGGCGAGCCGCTACCTTCCGCGCCCTAGAAGCTGCAAGCGTGATGATTCTCGGTAAGATGGAGCCTCAGGAGAGGGTGTAA
- a CDS encoding Tn3 family transposase, translating into MPVGFLSDNQAREYGRFPAELTPDQLARYFHLDDADRTFVAVHRGDHNRLGVAVQLGAVRMLGMFLEKPEDVPVSAQRYVARQLSIAEPDGLIADYARSEGRWRHAPRIRQRYGYRTYTDYGVAFRLNRFLYALCWTGSDRPATLFDRAVAWLLQAKVLLPGRSVVERAVARVRGRATSRFHRLLIDGVTPEQRLRVDNLVVVPEGERQSPLDRLRDGPYIQSGREISRALGRLEEIRSLASGLPSIDRLPPGRVTALAKFASSAKAQAVSRLPDNRRAATLLAFIRTLEASAGDDVIDLFDAVTTSMVSEATSSAKQIRLRSLRDLDAAALKLRDAAIVILDSETPDDAVHTAIFDLIDRQVLDEAVERVGTLAEPHDDTYFTEIRKHNRKIAYTPGLLAGLDLGAAPAGRPLLEAIDYLRVVQSGRKRAGPAPMAFAPKIWLPQLKAPDGAVDLTGYKLCVLDGLRRAIRRRDIFPLRSLRYADPRKGLLSGPAWEAARPTVCRTVGVSTVADEELRDLSSRLDLAYQETADRIPSNSAVTIVQTAEGPDLSLERLEKIEEPQSLIALRAAIDARLPRLDLPELIMEMHARTGFADLFTHASEGGSRAENIATSICAVLVAEATNTGFEPLVRLDNPALRRSRLSWVKQNFLRAETLTAANAALVAAQNAIPLARKWGGGDVASADGLRFVVPVRTIHSGPNPRYFGQERGVTWYNLASDQFTGLNAMTVPGTLRDSLNLLAVVLEQETELQPTEIMTDTAGYTDTIFGIFYLLGYQFSPRIADVGGARFWRTNAKADYGILDDIASNRINMKLIADHWDDLLRLAGSLKLGVVQAAGLTRTLQTNDRPTRLARALQELGRLIKTLYLLRFIDDESYRRRILVQLNRGEGRHQLARVIFHGKRGELRQRYREGQEDQLGALGLVVNLVVLWNTIYMDAALEQLVAEGYELRPEDVARLSPLGFKHVNMLGRYAFTLPEFVARGELRPLRDPSTTDPDDDP; encoded by the coding sequence TTGCCGGTCGGATTCCTGAGCGACAATCAGGCGCGAGAATATGGTCGCTTTCCGGCCGAACTGACACCCGATCAATTGGCCCGCTATTTCCACCTTGATGATGCCGATCGCACGTTCGTCGCAGTCCACCGCGGCGATCACAATCGTCTTGGTGTCGCTGTCCAGCTTGGCGCAGTGCGCATGCTCGGGATGTTTCTGGAAAAGCCGGAAGACGTTCCCGTCTCCGCCCAGCGATACGTTGCTCGCCAGCTTTCGATTGCCGAACCTGATGGATTGATCGCCGATTATGCCCGCAGCGAAGGGCGGTGGCGGCATGCGCCTCGTATTCGGCAGCGCTATGGCTACCGGACATATACAGATTATGGGGTCGCGTTTCGCCTCAACCGTTTTCTGTATGCTCTATGCTGGACAGGATCCGATCGCCCCGCCACCCTCTTTGACCGGGCAGTTGCATGGCTGCTGCAAGCCAAGGTTCTATTGCCAGGACGGTCCGTGGTGGAAAGAGCTGTGGCAAGGGTCCGCGGACGGGCAACCAGCCGGTTCCATAGATTGCTGATCGACGGGGTAACGCCAGAACAACGGTTGCGTGTCGATAACCTGGTGGTGGTGCCAGAAGGCGAAAGGCAAAGCCCGCTCGATCGGCTGCGCGACGGCCCCTACATACAAAGCGGCCGTGAGATCAGCCGTGCTCTCGGTCGGCTCGAAGAGATCCGCAGCCTCGCCAGCGGATTGCCGTCCATAGATCGCTTGCCGCCCGGCAGGGTAACGGCGCTGGCGAAGTTTGCCAGCTCCGCAAAGGCGCAAGCCGTGTCGCGGCTACCGGACAATCGGCGTGCTGCAACCTTGCTGGCCTTCATCCGAACCCTTGAAGCTTCGGCTGGGGATGATGTCATCGACCTGTTCGACGCGGTCACGACATCGATGGTGTCGGAGGCTACTTCGTCCGCCAAACAGATCCGCTTACGGTCTTTGCGCGATCTCGACGCTGCGGCGTTAAAACTGCGGGATGCGGCGATCGTCATCCTTGATTCCGAGACCCCTGACGATGCTGTCCACACTGCCATCTTCGACCTGATCGACAGGCAGGTACTCGATGAGGCCGTCGAGCGTGTCGGCACCCTCGCGGAACCGCATGACGACACCTATTTTACCGAGATCAGGAAGCATAACCGCAAAATAGCTTACACGCCGGGCCTGCTCGCTGGCCTCGATCTCGGCGCAGCTCCCGCCGGCCGGCCCTTACTGGAGGCAATTGATTATCTTCGTGTCGTTCAGTCCGGGCGCAAGCGCGCCGGTCCAGCGCCGATGGCATTCGCACCAAAGATATGGCTTCCACAGTTGAAGGCCCCTGACGGCGCTGTCGATCTCACCGGATACAAGCTTTGCGTTCTCGACGGTCTTCGTCGTGCCATCCGCCGGCGCGACATCTTTCCGCTGCGTTCCCTGCGCTATGCCGATCCACGCAAGGGGCTGCTCTCAGGGCCTGCATGGGAAGCGGCCCGTCCGACGGTCTGCCGTACCGTTGGGGTGTCCACCGTTGCTGACGAAGAACTTCGGGATTTGTCGAGCCGGCTCGATCTCGCCTATCAGGAGACCGCTGATCGTATTCCGTCAAATTCGGCCGTCACCATCGTCCAAACTGCGGAAGGTCCCGACCTGTCCCTAGAACGCCTGGAGAAAATCGAGGAGCCGCAAAGCCTGATCGCCCTGCGCGCGGCGATCGACGCGCGTCTGCCCCGGCTCGATCTCCCCGAACTTATCATGGAAATGCATGCGAGGACTGGCTTTGCTGACCTCTTCACCCATGCCAGCGAGGGTGGCTCGCGCGCAGAAAACATCGCGACCAGCATTTGCGCCGTGCTTGTCGCCGAGGCGACGAATACCGGCTTCGAGCCCTTGGTCCGCCTCGATAATCCGGCGCTCAGGCGATCGCGGCTGAGTTGGGTCAAGCAAAACTTTCTGCGCGCCGAGACGCTGACAGCCGCAAACGCTGCACTGGTCGCGGCGCAAAACGCCATTCCGCTGGCAAGGAAGTGGGGCGGTGGTGACGTGGCGTCCGCCGATGGATTACGGTTCGTCGTGCCGGTCCGCACCATTCATTCTGGTCCAAACCCTCGGTATTTTGGGCAAGAGCGCGGTGTCACCTGGTACAATCTCGCCTCCGATCAGTTCACCGGTCTCAACGCCATGACAGTTCCCGGCACCCTGCGCGACAGCCTCAATCTGCTTGCTGTCGTGCTGGAGCAGGAAACCGAGCTTCAGCCGACCGAAATCATGACCGACACCGCCGGATATACCGACACAATCTTTGGGATATTCTATCTTCTCGGATATCAGTTCAGCCCCCGCATCGCCGATGTCGGCGGCGCACGGTTCTGGCGGACCAATGCGAAGGCCGACTATGGGATCCTCGACGATATCGCCTCGAATAGGATCAACATGAAGCTGATCGCCGACCATTGGGACGATCTGTTGCGCCTCGCCGGCTCCCTCAAGCTCGGCGTCGTTCAGGCCGCAGGTCTCACCAGGACACTCCAGACCAATGATCGGCCAACACGCCTCGCGCGCGCCCTGCAGGAACTCGGACGCCTCATCAAGACCTTATATCTCCTGCGTTTCATTGATGATGAAAGCTACAGACGCCGTATCCTCGTCCAGCTCAATCGCGGTGAAGGTCGCCATCAGCTTGCCCGCGTCATCTTCCATGGAAAACGGGGCGAGCTACGTCAGCGCTATCGGGAGGGCCAGGAAGATCAGCTCGGAGCGCTCGGCCTGGTCGTCAATCTCGTGGTGCTGTGGAATACGATCTACATGGATGCCGCGCTCGAACAACTCGTGGCTGAAGGCTACGAGTTGAGGCCGGAAGACGTCGCACGCCTGTCGCCACTCGGATTTAAACACGTCAACATGCTCGGCCGATATGCCTTCACGCTTCCTGAATTCGTGGCTCGAGGCGAGCTCAGGCCGCTGCGCGATCCGAGCACTACCGACCCGGACGACGATCCATAA
- a CDS encoding VOC family protein, with translation MLHHASLGVSDIERAAAFYDAALGSLGYVRVWEDLRPGEADQAVGYGPEGSGDKLAIKFRPEGQRPPGPGFHLAFAAPDRKSVADFHKAALNHGGRDNGGPGLRAHYGPNYYAAFVIDPDGHHIEAVFNSAP, from the coding sequence ATGCTACATCATGCTTCATTAGGGGTTTCCGATATCGAGCGCGCCGCTGCATTTTACGACGCGGCTCTTGGCTCACTTGGATATGTGCGGGTTTGGGAAGATCTGCGGCCGGGAGAAGCCGACCAGGCCGTCGGTTATGGGCCCGAGGGCAGCGGCGATAAGCTTGCCATCAAGTTTAGGCCTGAGGGCCAGCGTCCGCCGGGCCCAGGCTTTCATCTTGCTTTCGCAGCGCCAGACAGGAAGTCCGTCGCGGACTTTCATAAAGCCGCGCTTAATCACGGAGGTAGAGACAACGGTGGTCCGGGACTGCGAGCCCACTACGGACCAAACTATTACGCCGCCTTCGTGATCGACCCAGACGGACATCACATCGAGGCCGTGTTCAACTCGGCACCTTGA